One genomic window of Blastocatellia bacterium includes the following:
- a CDS encoding radical SAM protein — MQKIKERYRKILNEETGLVHHNPRRRGLDIALAYPNTYYIGMSNLGFQAVYQLFNQHSLICCERVFVPDPDIEREIERTRAPLATLESSTPVSDFDVLAISVSFETDYLNIPKLLRLAKLPVRAADRNEWHPLVVMGGAAAFLNPEPVAEFVDVVCVGEGEVLVPALLRVMNEAESRDDLLLRLTREPGFYVPKFYNFHYNEDGGLREIEATEGAPPRVFTMRNPMRKQEGNGAFDDAFIPASDILTDNTEMSGRYLMEISRGCSMGCRFCWAGYSYLAPRVFSADKLLARAAEMRQHTDKIGLVATAVCDHPEIHELLDGLEKLDYQVSVSSLRLDQITPELLDALVRRNDQQLAIAPETGSDRLRRVINKNLTNDEVVEIADMIFERGIFNLKLYMMIGLPTEEDEDLDAIVELTARIRERMLDIARPRGRVGTIIVSLNAFVPKPQTPFQWEPIQAERELDRKIKYLTRAFKGMPNVEMRAMSSRIAILQALISLGDRRLSEFLLEVDRTGNWRQLMRGWTDYAMRRRTLDEPLPWDIVDIGLTKEFMKKEYERAMADRITKPCPANDPCIRCGVCDPRYVPENALVQLSWMKAALNPAQQAILVDRRIQSAVPAAATGD, encoded by the coding sequence ATGCAGAAAATTAAAGAACGCTATCGCAAAATTCTCAATGAAGAGACCGGCCTGGTGCATCACAACCCGCGCCGGCGCGGGCTCGACATCGCGCTCGCTTATCCCAACACCTATTACATCGGCATGTCGAATCTCGGCTTCCAGGCCGTCTACCAGCTCTTCAACCAGCACAGCCTGATTTGCTGCGAGCGCGTCTTTGTGCCTGACCCGGACATCGAGCGCGAGATTGAGCGGACGCGCGCGCCGCTCGCGACGCTGGAATCATCAACGCCGGTTTCCGACTTCGACGTGCTGGCCATCTCCGTGTCGTTTGAAACCGACTATCTCAACATCCCCAAGCTGCTGCGCCTGGCAAAGCTGCCGGTGCGCGCCGCCGACCGCAACGAGTGGCACCCGCTTGTGGTGATGGGCGGCGCGGCGGCCTTTCTCAATCCTGAGCCGGTCGCCGAGTTCGTTGACGTCGTTTGTGTCGGCGAAGGCGAAGTTCTCGTTCCTGCCCTGCTCCGCGTAATGAACGAAGCGGAATCGCGCGACGACCTGCTCTTGCGGCTGACGCGCGAGCCGGGTTTTTACGTGCCGAAATTTTATAACTTCCACTACAACGAAGACGGCGGCCTGCGCGAGATCGAGGCGACTGAAGGGGCGCCGCCGCGCGTCTTCACCATGCGCAACCCGATGCGCAAGCAGGAAGGCAATGGCGCCTTCGACGACGCCTTCATCCCGGCGAGCGACATTCTTACCGACAACACAGAGATGAGCGGGCGCTACCTGATGGAAATCTCGCGCGGCTGCTCGATGGGCTGTCGCTTCTGCTGGGCCGGCTATTCGTACCTGGCGCCGCGCGTCTTCTCGGCTGACAAGCTGTTGGCGCGCGCCGCCGAGATGCGCCAGCACACGGACAAGATCGGCTTAGTGGCCACGGCGGTCTGCGATCACCCGGAGATTCATGAGTTGCTCGACGGCCTGGAAAAGCTCGACTATCAGGTTTCGGTATCGTCACTCAGGCTCGATCAGATCACGCCGGAATTGCTCGACGCGCTGGTGCGGCGCAACGATCAGCAACTGGCCATCGCGCCTGAAACCGGCTCTGACCGCCTGCGCCGTGTCATCAACAAGAACCTCACCAATGACGAAGTCGTCGAGATTGCCGACATGATTTTTGAGCGCGGCATCTTCAACTTGAAGCTTTACATGATGATCGGCCTGCCGACCGAAGAAGACGAAGACCTCGACGCCATCGTCGAGCTGACCGCACGCATCCGCGAGCGCATGCTCGACATCGCTCGCCCGCGCGGTCGCGTCGGCACGATCATCGTCTCGCTCAACGCTTTTGTGCCGAAGCCGCAGACGCCATTTCAGTGGGAGCCCATTCAGGCGGAGCGCGAGCTTGATCGCAAGATCAAATATTTGACGCGCGCCTTTAAAGGCATGCCGAATGTCGAGATGCGCGCCATGAGCTCGCGCATCGCCATCCTACAAGCGCTGATCTCGCTCGGCGACCGCAGGCTCTCGGAGTTTCTGCTGGAGGTAGATCGCACAGGCAACTGGCGGCAGTTGATGCGCGGCTGGACGGATTACGCGATGCGACGCCGGACGCTCGACGAGCCGCTGCCCTGGGACATCGTAGATATTGGCCTGACCAAAGAGTTCATGAAAAAAGAGTATGAGCGGGCGATGGCCGACCGCATCACCAAGCCGTGCCCGGCCAATGACCCGTGCATCCGCTGTGGCGTCTGTGATCCACGCTACGTGCCGGAAAACGCCCTCGTACAGCTCTCGTGGATGAAGGCG
- a CDS encoding HAD-IA family hydrolase, with amino-acid sequence MTTPTRAILFDLDGTLIDTTDLILRCFSHSWRAVYGLEHERAALVATFGIPLREAMRRLLAQTHGHAGGDDDHLVERLLIEYRSFNVANHDVIARPFDGTRAVIEALRRRGYLIGVVTSKGRDLATRGLQLCMLDDLLDAAIFLEDTEVHKPQPEPILAALASLQVSSEEAAYVGDSCHDIVAGRRAGVRTVAALWGPMPRADLECERPDHLADSIHDLLDIFP; translated from the coding sequence TTGACGACTCCGACGCGCGCCATTCTTTTTGACCTGGACGGCACGCTTATCGACACGACCGATTTGATCCTGCGCTGCTTCAGCCATTCGTGGCGCGCGGTCTACGGGCTTGAACACGAGCGGGCGGCGCTGGTCGCCACCTTCGGCATTCCGCTGCGCGAAGCCATGAGGCGACTGCTCGCACAGACGCATGGCCACGCCGGCGGCGACGACGATCATCTGGTGGAGCGCCTGCTCATCGAGTATCGCTCGTTCAACGTGGCGAATCATGACGTGATCGCCCGCCCGTTTGACGGCACGCGAGCGGTCATCGAAGCGTTGCGCCGTCGCGGCTACCTGATCGGCGTCGTCACCTCGAAAGGCCGCGACCTGGCGACGCGCGGCTTGCAGCTTTGCATGCTTGACGATCTGCTCGACGCGGCCATATTTCTTGAAGACACCGAGGTGCATAAGCCGCAGCCGGAGCCGATCCTGGCGGCGCTCGCCAGTTTGCAGGTGTCGAGTGAAGAGGCGGCTTATGTCGGCGACAGCTGCCACGACATCGTCGCGGGCCGCCGCGCCGGCGTCAGGACGGTGGCGGCGCTCTGGGGGCCGATGCCGCGGGCCGACCTGGAATGCGAGCGGCCCGATCATCTGGCCGACTCGATTCATGACTTATTGGATATTTTCCCGTAA
- a CDS encoding DoxX family protein, with product MDRGIKRIRNTWAALPLELITGVIFFAHGLQKISDPGGFAQYALGGIPMFLGWLVIAAEFGGGLLLLTGLLVRLGALGQLCVMLVAISQVHWGYGLTGPGSFEFPLALLAADLALLLLGGDPLSIDDNLSVAIHRSHTAAARSEVIDTASPLVKAAGLLLILAGLLLPFARPFFGFGEGRLPLVMLIVAGVVSLAAGAALAAGKPWAYLPAFAVARLYLAASTLVLFYVRHTGRGIAAVLVSLLTLAALRSARRSMSENSRVY from the coding sequence ATGGATCGCGGGATCAAGCGGATTAGAAATACCTGGGCGGCGCTGCCTTTGGAATTGATTACCGGGGTTATTTTTTTCGCCCACGGGCTGCAAAAAATCAGCGATCCGGGTGGTTTCGCGCAATACGCGCTTGGCGGTATCCCGATGTTCCTCGGCTGGCTGGTGATCGCCGCAGAGTTCGGCGGCGGGCTACTTTTGCTGACCGGGTTGTTAGTGCGACTCGGCGCGCTTGGCCAGCTTTGTGTCATGCTGGTGGCAATTTCGCAGGTTCACTGGGGCTATGGATTGACCGGGCCGGGCAGCTTCGAGTTTCCGCTCGCCCTGCTTGCCGCAGACCTGGCGCTGTTGCTGCTCGGCGGCGACCCGCTGTCAATAGATGACAACCTGAGTGTCGCCATCCACCGTTCACACACCGCGGCGGCGCGCAGCGAGGTGATCGATACGGCGAGCCCGCTGGTCAAAGCCGCCGGCTTGCTGCTGATACTGGCTGGCCTGCTGCTGCCGTTCGCGCGCCCGTTTTTCGGCTTTGGTGAAGGCCGCTTACCGCTGGTGATGCTGATCGTCGCCGGGGTCGTCTCGCTGGCGGCGGGCGCGGCGCTGGCAGCCGGCAAGCCCTGGGCGTATTTGCCGGCCTTTGCCGTCGCGCGCCTCTATCTGGCGGCCAGCACGCTGGTGTTGTTCTACGTGCGCCATACCGGGCGCGGCATTGCCGCCGTGCTGGTCAGCCTGTTGACGTTAGCGGCACTGCGCAGCGCGCGGCGCAGCATGAGCGAAAACAGCCGCGTCTACTGA